The following proteins are encoded in a genomic region of Pseudomonadota bacterium:
- the genX gene encoding EF-P lysine aminoacylase GenX, with protein MLNQSGLKKRAALLQAIRRYFSENDYIEVDTPVLLPAIIPESYIEPERSEEKFLQTSPEICMKRLLATGASKIFQICKCFRHGERGRRHLTEFTMLEWYRVGINYHGLMDECEEMLRLVAIDLGLGSTIHYANREIALDSPFERITVAEAFKRFAPISLDEALFNNSFDQTLVEHIEPNLGLERPTFLYDYPASLGALARLNKDDPWIAERFELYAGGLELANGFSELTDPAQQRKRFNHERELIKEQGRDPGPMPEKFIEDLASMPEAAGIALGVDRLAMLVFDAESIDEVVTFIPEEL; from the coding sequence ATGCTTAATCAAAGCGGCCTGAAAAAGAGAGCCGCTCTACTTCAGGCGATCCGCAGATATTTTAGTGAGAATGATTATATCGAGGTGGATACTCCGGTTCTCCTGCCTGCCATAATCCCGGAATCCTATATCGAACCGGAGCGGTCTGAAGAAAAATTCCTTCAGACCTCTCCGGAAATCTGCATGAAGAGGCTCCTCGCCACCGGGGCCTCGAAAATTTTCCAGATCTGCAAATGCTTCAGGCACGGCGAACGCGGCCGGCGGCATTTGACAGAATTCACCATGCTTGAGTGGTACCGGGTGGGTATTAATTACCATGGGCTGATGGATGAATGCGAAGAGATGCTCCGCCTTGTCGCCATTGATCTGGGCCTGGGCTCAACGATTCACTATGCAAATAGAGAAATAGCGCTGGATTCCCCTTTTGAAAGAATCACCGTTGCCGAGGCATTCAAACGCTTCGCCCCCATATCTCTTGATGAGGCGCTTTTCAATAATTCTTTTGATCAGACCTTGGTTGAGCATATCGAGCCCAACCTTGGTTTGGAGCGCCCGACCTTTCTGTACGACTATCCTGCTTCACTGGGCGCCTTGGCCAGATTGAATAAAGATGATCCATGGATTGCCGAACGTTTTGAGTTGTATGCCGGAGGATTGGAGCTGGCCAATGGTTTTTCCGAATTGACTGATCCTGCCCAGCAACGGAAACGTTTTAATCACGAAAGAGAATTGATCAAAGAGCAGGGCAGAGACCCCGGACCCATGCCTGAAAAATTTATTGAAGATCTTGCCTCCATGCCCGAAGCCGCAGGCATCGCCCTCGGTGTCGACCGCCTTGCCATGCTGGTCTTTGATGCGGAATCCATCGATGAAGTTGTCACCTTCATTCCTGAAGAATTATAG